In Diorhabda carinulata isolate Delta chromosome 6, icDioCari1.1, whole genome shotgun sequence, a single genomic region encodes these proteins:
- the LOC130895766 gene encoding uncharacterized protein LOC130895766 → MIKRLLKEFEMKETRSISTPIEVNLNGPEDELIIENKSYRRLFCSLLYISITTRPDICQRNTGLVTTCDSDWGGERQSRKSVRGFVAFYNKNPINWFSRKQNCVAISSMEYIAAALAAQEIVNLKGLLSDFDIYDKVILKNDNLSAIATVFKIQKEENTLTLNIIL, encoded by the exons ATGATAAAACGACttttaaaagaatttgaaatgaaagaaaCAAGATCGATTTCGACACCAATAGAAGTAAATCTTAACGGACCTGAAGATGaactaattatagaaaataagtCATATAGAAGATTATTTTGCAGTCTTCTGTACATTTCAATAACTACCAGACCAGATATATGTCAAA gaaaTACGGGACTGGTTACTACGTGTGATTCAGATTGGGGTGGCGAAAGACAATCAAGAAAAAGTGTGAGAGGATTTGTAGCTTTTTATAACAAGAATCCCATAAATTGGTTTTCAAGGAAGCAAAATTGTGTGGCCATAAGTTCAATGGAATATATCGCCGCAGCATTAGCAGCTCAGGAGATCGTGAATTTAAAAGGTCTTTTGAGTGATTTCGATATTTACgataaagttattttgaagaatGATAATCTCAGTGCTATTGCTacagtttttaaaattcaaaaagagGAAAACACATTGacattaaatatcattttgtaA